A single region of the Lotus japonicus ecotype B-129 chromosome 4, LjGifu_v1.2 genome encodes:
- the LOC130716105 gene encoding squamosa promoter-binding-like protein 1 yields the protein MNNFDLNDIYIDSDDGIEDLERLPGTTNHVTSSLDYPWTQQDSHQSSPPQTSRNSESGSAHSPSSSTGEAQCRTDRIVFKLFGKEPSDFPLILRAQILDWLSHSPTDIESYIRPGCIVLTIYLRQAEAVWEEICYDLTSSLGRLLDVSDDTFWRTGWVHVRVQHQMAFIFNGLLPYNMDC from the exons atgaataattttgatttgaatgacATATATATTGACTCAGATGATGGCATAGAAGATCTAGAAAGATTGCCTGGAACTACTAATCATGTCACTAGCTCTCTTGATTACCCATGGACACAACAAGATTCCCATCAGTCAAGTCCACCTCAGACAAGTAGAaattcagagtctggatctgcCCACTCCCCTTCTAGTTCCACTGGAGAAGCTCAG TGTCGCACAGATCGTATTGTTTTCAAACTCTTTGGTAAAGAGCCGAGTGATTTTCCTCTTATACTTAGAGCACAG ATTCTTGACTGGTTATCACACAGTCCTACTGATATTGAAAGCTACATACGACCTGGTTGTATTGTTTTGACAATTTATCTGCGCCAGGCTGAAGCTGTTTGGGAGGAA ATTTGCTATGATCTGACTTCTAGTTTGGGTAGGCTACTGGATGTCTCAGATGATACTTTTTGGAGAACTGGATGGGTTCACGTCAGGGTGCAGCATCAGATGGCATTCATTTTCAATGGTCTCTTACCTTATAACATGGATTGTTGA
- the LOC130715526 gene encoding 2,3-bisphosphoglycerate-dependent phosphoglycerate mutase 1-like, translating into MRINDINMQIVLQNVKRRRKSLPVACLYCTYLSNPTRTRFLVFFFLNNNTILNFDSLQIHTPPWTMAASFCYQPAGLHGSQIDSPTSASSRMFTRFLSMRFACNAGHLKLHHPLLASTSHAAVVDPTSHSIHHHLSSGSDESGTESTLILIRHGESLWNEKNLFTGCCDVPLTKRGVEEAIEAGKRISCIPIDVIFTSALIRAQMTAMLAMTQHRRKKVPIIIHNESEQATTWTQVYSEKTTKQSIPVITSWQLNERMYGELQGLNKQETAERYGQEKVHEWRRSYDIPPPKGESLEMCSQRAVAYFKDFIEPQLKSGKHVMVAAHGNSLRSIIMYLERLTSQEVTNLELSTGIPLLYIYKEGEFISRGSPVGPTEAGVYAYTQSLAVYRQQLEEKSH; encoded by the exons atgaGAATCAATGATATCAATATGCAAATTGTTTTGCAAAACGTGAAACGGCGTCGTAAAAGCCTCCCTGTGGCCTGTCTGTACTGCACATATCTTTCGAACCCCACACGCACACGGTTccttgtcttcttcttcctcaacaaCAACACCATTCTCAACTTTGACTCACTTCAAATTCATACACCACCCTG GACGATGGCTGCTTCGTTTTGTTACCAACCTGCGGGTCTTCATGGTTCGCAAATTGATTCCCCTACATCTGCATCTTCTAGAATGTTCACAAGGTTCCTCTCAATGCGCTTTGCCTGCAATGCTGGCCACCTTAAACTGCATCATCCCCTTCTTGCATCCACTTCTCATGCCGCTGTTGTTGATCCCACATCACACTCCATTCATCACCACTTATCAT CTGGGTCTGATGAGTCTGGGACTGAGagtactttgatattgattcgGCATGGCGAGTCTTTGTGGAATGAGAAGAATTTGTTCACTGGATGTTGTGATGTGCCTTTGACCAAGAGAGGAGTGGAGGAAGCCATTGAAGCTGGTAAAAGGATTAGTTGTATACCGATCGATGTCATTTTTACATCTGCGTTGATTCGAGCACAGATGACAGCCATGCTCGCGATGACTCAGCACCGCCGAAAGAAG GTTCCTATTATTATCCATAATGAGAGTGAACAGGCAACAACTTGGACTCAAGTTTACAGTGAAAAAACCACTAAGCAGTCAATTCCAGTTATAACATCTTGGCAATTGAATGAAAGAAT GTATGGGGAGTTACAGGGTCTTAATAAGCAGGAAACTGCAGAAAGATACGGACAGGAAAAAGTGCATGAGTGGCGTCGAAGTTATGATATTCCACCTCCCAAGGGTGAGAGCCTGGAAATGTGTTCACAGAGAGCTGTTGCCTATTTTAAAGATTTT ATTGAACCCCAACTAAAATCAGGAAAGCACGTGATGGTTGCTGCTCATGGGAACTCATTGAGGTCTATTATAATGTATCTTGAGAGACTAACCTCACAAGAG GTCACTAATTTAGAATTATCAACTGGCATACCATTGCTTTACATATATAAAGAGGGGGAGTTTATTAGTAGAGGAAGTCCTGTGGGGCCTACAGAAGCTGGTGTCTATGCATATACTCAG AGCTTAGCTGTTTACAGACAACAGTTGGAAGAAAAGTCACATTGA